Below is a genomic region from Deinococcus koreensis.
GCTCTCCTTCGACCACCGGCTGGTGGACGGCGCCGAGGCCGCGCGCTTCTGCAAGGAGATCATCCGCCTGCTGGAGAACCCGGATCGCCTGATGCTCGAAGGCGTGTAGAGGGGCGCCCGGTGGCTCGCGGAGCTGATTTGATGGATGGCCGCTGGCGTCACGGACATGGACGCGACCTGAAGGCGGGGGCGCCCTTCGTCACGGTGGCGTCAGCTTGCCGGGATAGTCTGGGCCGTCAGGGAGCAGGACGACTGCTCCTGCACGGCGCTGCAGGCGGAGTCCAGCGGCCCCGCACGCACGCGCCCCTCCCACTTTCCGCCCTCCACATCAGCCTCTCGCAGGAGAACAGGTACACTCGCATGATGATCCGCCGCGCCCTCTTCACACTGACCGTCCTGGCCCTCGCCGCTCCGGCGCAGGCGCTGGAGATGATCGTGTGGGACCGTGAACTCCAGACCAAGCTGGGCGACGGCAAGAGTGTGGGCGGGAAATTCAACGTGCGGATGGTGGACAATTACGAAGGCCCGGTCGTGATCCTGTTCGCCCTGACCGACGACGAGAAGGCCCGGGGAAGCTTCCCGAACCTGAAGAGCCGGTACAACGGCCTGCTCAGCGGAGGCGAGCTGTCCCTGCAGGCCCCCGCCCAGGGCGGCGAGCGCGCGCTGAACACCACGCTGAGCCTGTCGAAGTTCCTGACCCCCTATAAGCTGACCCTGAACATCCAGCCTGCCGGGCAGTCGCTGAGCCTGCCCGGCCTGAAGGCCCCCAGCGGGCAGAGCAGGTGAGCCAGGCGGCCGACCCCGGTAGAGGAGCCGCCTGGCCGCTGAGTCCACAGGGTAGGATCGTCTCACCGAGCCCCACCCGGTTCCCCCACCCGGTCTTCGTGACCCCGACCTAAGGAGACGTCTATGCTGGCGCAGATTCTTGTTGTGGAAGACGATCCCCATCTCGGGCCGCTCCTGAAGGAGTACCTGTCGGCCGATTATCAGGTGCACCACGCCGCGACCCTGAAGGACGCGCAGGCCTGGCTGGGCACGCACACCGCGCAGCTGATCCTGCTCGACCTGAACCTCCCGGACGGCGACGGTCTGGACCTTGTGCAGGCGCTGCGGCAGTACTCCAGCACGCCGGTACTGGTGCTCTCGGCGCGCAGCGGCGTACAGGAACGCGTGCAGGGCCTGAATGCCGGCGCCGACGACTACCTGACCAAACCCTTCGCCATGCCCGAGCTGGACGCCCGGATCACCGCCCTGCTGCGCCGCACGGCGTCGGGCACCGGCGTGAACCTGGGCAACACCAGCCTGTCGACCAGCTCGCTGCTGCTCACGGTGGACGACAAGAACGTGAACCTCACCGAGCACGAGGCGCGCATTCTGGAACTGATGATGCGCACGCCCGAGCGGGTCTTTTCGCGCGCCGACATCGAGTCTCACCTCTACGGCTGGGAAACGCCCAACTCGAACTCGGTCGAGGTGCGGATCTCGCAGCTGCGCAAGAAGCTGGAAACCGCGTCCAGCGACCTGCGGATCCGCACCATCCGGAATGTCGGCTACGTCCTGCAGGCCTGAAGTGAGGGCCATGCCGGGAGCCGCCGTGGACACGACCACGTAGACTCCGAGCATGACGACCCCCACCCGCCCCGACAGCCCCGTGCGCCCCCCAGAGGCCGCGCCGGCCCGTCGGGGCGCGGTCATGACGCCCGGCGCCGGCCTGTATTCGGCCAAGGTCGCCTGGCGCCACTCGCTGCGTTTCCGGCTGGCCCTGACCTACTCGGCGCTGGCGCTGGTGCTGATCATGCTGGTCAGTGCGGGCATCGTGGCCCTGCTGCTCAGCCGCATGGATCAGCAGTTCAACGACCGCCTGAACGAGCGGGCCGATGCCCTGGCCGAGCGCTACACCGTAACGGGCCGCGACCTGGGCCGGACGCCGAGCGGGGTCGGTGTGTACACCATGGTGATTGACCCCGATGGCAAGGTCACCGGTGCCAGTACGATCCTCCGGGACTTTGTCGACGCGACCTTTCCCTTCGAGAACCAGAGTCGCGTGACCATCCAGGACACCCAGGTACGAGCGGTCAAGCGCAAGGCGGGCAACTTCGGCACGCTCTGGGTCGGCCTGCCCGAAGACGACCTGATCGCCGCCCGACAGAGCGCGCTGAGCGCCCTGCTGGTGGCGTTGTTCTTCACGCCGCTGATCCTGCTGCTGATCGGCTGGTGGGTGGGCAAGCGCTCGCTCTCGGGGCTGGAAAGTGCCGCCACGCTGGCCGACCGCATCGACCCGACCCGCTCGCTGGAGACCCTGCCGCTGCCCGGCCGCGAGGACGAGATCCACCGCCTGCTCAGCGCCATCAACCGCCTGCTGGTGCGGATTGAGGCCGGGCAGGCGCGCGAGAAGCAGCTGCTGGGCCAGATCGTGCACGAGCTGGGGGCCCCGCTGACCGTGCTGCGGGCCAGCCTGACCCGCGCGGGCGAGCGCACCGCCGACCCCGAGGTGCTGCGCGCCGCGCTGGTGGCCGATGAACTGACCTTCACCACCCAGGACCTGATGCAGCTGGCGCGCGGCCAGCTGGAGATCCGGCTGGCCTGGCACTACATCCCGGCCACCACCCTGCGCGACCGGCTGGACCGTCTGGTGCCCGGAACCACCTTCGCCGGCAGCTGGGGCAGCGGCATCCTGTGCGACCCGGACCGCCTGACCCAGGCGCTGCGGAACCTGCTCGCCAACGGCCGCCGCGCCGCCGGGCCGCAGGGCGCGGTGACCCTGACCCTGAGCGAGACGCCGGAACACCTGATCTTCACGGTGCGCGACACCGGCCAGGGGCTGCCCCCGGAACTGGGCGAGCGGATCTTCGAGCCCTTCGTCAGCGGGGCCGGCAGCTCCGGGCTGGGGCTGAGCGTGAGCCGGCAGATCGCCGTCATGCACGGCGGCAGCCTCAGGGGCCGCAACCACCCGGAGGGCGGCGCCGAATTCACGCTCTGCCTGCCCAACGCCGCCCTGGGAGACGAGGACGATGTGGACGACGGTTCCCTGGACGACCCGGCCCCCGCTATCCTGACCCGGTGACCACTTCCGTCCTCGCCCCGGCCGACGAGCTGCTGGCCCTGCTCACCCTGCGCTTCACGCCCCAGCTGGGGCCACGCCGGATCGAGGGCCTGCGCCAGCACTTCGGCAGCGCGCGGGCCGCGCTGAGTGCCGGCCTGGGCGAACTGCGCGAGGTGCCGGGGCTGGACGTGAAGAGCGTGGCGGCGATAGGGGCCGCGAAAGCGGCTGAACAGGCCCAGGCCGAAGTCCTGAAGGCCTGGGAACTGGGCGTGACCCTGCTGGGACGCGGCCTGGACGGCTATCCGGAGGCCCTGGAAGCGCTGGGCGACCCGCCCCCGATCCTCTGGGTGCTGGGCGACCTGCCCGAACTGCCGGTGGTGCCACGCGCCGTGGGCATCGTGGGCACGCGGGCCGCCAGCCCGCACGCGCACACCCTGACCCGCCAGATCGCCACCGACCTCGCCCGCGCCGACGTGACCGTGGTCAGCGGCCTGGCGCGGGGCGTGGACACCAGCGCCCACACGGCCGCCGTGGATGCCGGCGGCGTGAGTATCGGCATCCTGGGCAGCGCCGTGAACCATGTCTATCCCAGCGAGAACGCGCGCCTCGCCGGCCGCCTGACCCTGCTCAGCGAGTATCCGCTGGGCACGCCGCCCGCGCAGCACCACTTTCCCACCCGCAACCGCCTGATCGCCGCGCTCTCGGCGGCCACGCTGGTCGTGGAGGGCGAACTCAAGTCCGGCTCGCTGATCACCGCCACGCACGCGCTGGAGTGTGGCCGCACGGTGTTCGCCGTGCCGGGCCGGGCGGGCGACCCCCGCGCTGCCGGCCCCCACCGCCTGCTGCGCGAGGGCGCCGTGCTCACCGAGAGCGCCCAGGACATCCTCGACGAACTGGGCTGGGGCGCCGCCCTGGCCCAGCCGCTGCCCGACCTGCCGCCCGAACAGGCCAGGGTCTATGGCGCGCTGACCACGCTCTCGACCCTGGACGACCTGCAGGCCAGCAGCGGGCTGCCCCTGCCGGAACTCCAGACCGCCCTGCTGATGCTGCAGCTCCTCGGCCTGGTGGAAGAGGTCG
It encodes:
- a CDS encoding sensor histidine kinase translates to MTPGAGLYSAKVAWRHSLRFRLALTYSALALVLIMLVSAGIVALLLSRMDQQFNDRLNERADALAERYTVTGRDLGRTPSGVGVYTMVIDPDGKVTGASTILRDFVDATFPFENQSRVTIQDTQVRAVKRKAGNFGTLWVGLPEDDLIAARQSALSALLVALFFTPLILLLIGWWVGKRSLSGLESAATLADRIDPTRSLETLPLPGREDEIHRLLSAINRLLVRIEAGQAREKQLLGQIVHELGAPLTVLRASLTRAGERTADPEVLRAALVADELTFTTQDLMQLARGQLEIRLAWHYIPATTLRDRLDRLVPGTTFAGSWGSGILCDPDRLTQALRNLLANGRRAAGPQGAVTLTLSETPEHLIFTVRDTGQGLPPELGERIFEPFVSGAGSSGLGLSVSRQIAVMHGGSLRGRNHPEGGAEFTLCLPNAALGDEDDVDDGSLDDPAPAILTR
- a CDS encoding response regulator transcription factor gives rise to the protein MLAQILVVEDDPHLGPLLKEYLSADYQVHHAATLKDAQAWLGTHTAQLILLDLNLPDGDGLDLVQALRQYSSTPVLVLSARSGVQERVQGLNAGADDYLTKPFAMPELDARITALLRRTASGTGVNLGNTSLSTSSLLLTVDDKNVNLTEHEARILELMMRTPERVFSRADIESHLYGWETPNSNSVEVRISQLRKKLETASSDLRIRTIRNVGYVLQA
- the dprA gene encoding DNA-processing protein DprA; amino-acid sequence: MTTSVLAPADELLALLTLRFTPQLGPRRIEGLRQHFGSARAALSAGLGELREVPGLDVKSVAAIGAAKAAEQAQAEVLKAWELGVTLLGRGLDGYPEALEALGDPPPILWVLGDLPELPVVPRAVGIVGTRAASPHAHTLTRQIATDLARADVTVVSGLARGVDTSAHTAAVDAGGVSIGILGSAVNHVYPSENARLAGRLTLLSEYPLGTPPAQHHFPTRNRLIAALSAATLVVEGELKSGSLITATHALECGRTVFAVPGRAGDPRAAGPHRLLREGAVLTESAQDILDELGWGAALAQPLPDLPPEQARVYGALTTLSTLDDLQASSGLPLPELQTALLMLQLLGLVEEVGGRWTRR